A single Glycine soja cultivar W05 chromosome 14, ASM419377v2, whole genome shotgun sequence DNA region contains:
- the LOC114384529 gene encoding probable receptor-like protein kinase At1g11050, with the protein MILPLFMSLFTIFVAGVASSSCPMDLTYVETIPWNTSVCRDPIDKDSCCQTLSSIYAIGLAERLKENSIFYLPDVNTSSTCLSDFKDHLAALSIQPKMVSLCFPNPTQFVTNSSACAGIRTTQDWKQKVGMVTPLDTSCNGDLKDQIRCSVCSDAAINLISKLTTIAPNANATKCFYYIVLYAAAVVNPFGITDVSTTSCILGLAQPSSAEIRGSSNKRGKVMKLVFSLFGAVIGVLLAFALMVVMYRKWEKRRKENVHHREVENEVKACVLPNTGAKWFHISELERATSKFSDSNMIGRGGDGVVYKGTLSDGTVVAIKEFFDLETKGDEDFCNEVEIISNIKHRNLLALWGCCVTSDNLKGKRRFLVYDFMPNGTLSYQLSLTGANRLKWPQRKNIILDVAKGLAYLHYEIKPPIFHRDIKTTNILLDSKMNAKLADFSLVKQGREGQSHLTTRVAGTYGYLAPEYALYGQLTEKNDVYSFGIVILEIMSGRKVLDNLNSCADSITDWVWTLAESAMMEEFFYDPIRGEGPQKVMERFVHVGMLCAHAVAALRPTIAEALKMLKGDIDIPELPNRPVPLGHASFQSSLLNGLQKSD; encoded by the coding sequence atgatCCTTCCCTTGTTCATGTCTCTCTTCACTATTTTCGTAGCTGGTGTTGCATCTTCCTCATGCCCCATGGATCTCACCTATGTTGAGACCATTCCTTGGAACACTTCAGTCTGCAGAGACCCAATTGACAAAGATTCCTGCTGCCAAACTCTGTCCAGTATCTACGCCATAGGCCTTGCTGAACGCCTCAAAGAGAATTCCATATTTTACCTTCCTGATGTAAACACTTCCTCCACTTGCTTATCTGACTTCAAAGATCACCTTGCAGCTTTGTCAATCCAACCAAAGATGGTGTCTCTTTGCTTCCCTAACCCCACCCAGTTTGTTACTAACTCTTCAGCTTGTGCAGGTATTAGAACTACACAAGATTGGAAGCAAAAGGTGGGCATGGTTACCCCATTAGATACATCTTGCAATGGGGACCTCAAAGACCAAATTCGATGCAGTGTTTGCTCGGATGCTGCCATAAATTTGATTTCCAAGTTAACAACTATTGCCCCAAATGCTAATGCCACAAAATGTTTTTACTACATAGTGTTGTATGCTGCTGCTGTTGTTAATCCGTTTGGAATAACAGATGTAAGCACGACAAGTTGCATACTAGGCCTAGCGCAACCGTCCAGTGCAGAAATAAGGGGGTCATCAAATAAGAGAGGAAAAGTGATGAAGCTGGTTTTTTCGCTATTTGGTGCTGTTATTGGTGTTTTGCTTGCTTTTGCACTGATGGTGGTCATGTACAGGAAGTgggaaaagagaagaaaggaaaatgttcATCACAGGGAAGTTGAAAACGAGGTCAAGGCCTGTGTTTTGCCTAACACTGGTGCTAAATGGTTTCACATATCAGAGCTTGAACGTGCCACGAGTAAATTTTCAGATAGCAATATGATTGGCCGTGGTGGTGATGGAGTTGTGTACAAAGGAACTCTTTCAGATGGAACTGTGGTTGCAATTAAGGAATTTTTTGATTTGGAAACTAAAGGGGATGAAGATTTCTGCAATGAAGTGGAGATCATAAGCAACATAAAGCACAGGAATCTTCTTGCTCTTTGGGGCTGTTGCGTCACGAGTGATAATTTGAAAGGTAAGAGGAGGTTTCTGGTTTATGATTTCATGCCTAATGGTACTCTCAGTTACCAATTGTCTCTTACTGGGGCTAACAGGCTAAAGTGGCCACAAAGAAAGAACATAATCCTTGATGTGGCTAAGGGGCTTGCTTATTTGCATTATGAAATCAAACCCCCAATTTTCCATCGTGACATAAAGACTACCAACATACTTTTGGATTCCAAAATGAATGCTAAATTAGCAGATTTTAGCTTGGTCAAACAAGGTCGTGAGGGCCAGTCTCATCTCACCACAAGGGTTGCTGGCACATATGGTTACTTGGCACCAGAGTATGCTCTATATGGACAACTAACAGAGAAGAATGATGTGTACAGTTTTGGTATTGTGATTCTGGAAATCATGAGTGGTAGAAAAGTTCTTGATAATCTGAATTCATGTGCGGATTCAATCACGGATTGGGTATGGACACTTGCGGAATCAGCAATGATGgaggaatttttttatgatcCAATAAGAGGTGAAGGGCCACAAAAAGTTATGGAAAGATTTGTTCATGTTGGAATGCTATGTGCTCATGCAGTAGCGGCGTTAAGGCCAACTATTGCTGAGGCGCTTAAGATGTTAAAGGGTGATATTGACATTCCAGAATTACCTAACAGGCCAGTGCCACTAGGTCATGCATCCTTTCAGTCTTCTCTATTGAATGGTTTGCAAAAAAGTGATTAA